The sequence CAATCGGTATAATAAGGTGAGTTTTTATCTGCATATCTTGGATTTAAATCATAATCTTCTTCACCACCAAGATGTGTATTCCAAGGAGTTAAAGAGCCGGCACAATTAATAATTGTCCCACCTACATCTTTAAAATCAATAGGTTCTGTTTTAATTGCTTTTCCGTTGTTATCAAGCTCCGTTTTATATAATAATCCCGGAGGTTCTTCAAAATGAGTGATTAAATAATTTATATTATTTATCTTTATCAGAGAGTTAGCATCAGGCATATTTGAATATGTTTTAGAGCCATCATCTGCTAAAATAGGTTGTAGGTTAATATCATAAAACATACCAAATTCTCCGTTTCCTATTTTATCTCCTGTTTTTGCTATTACCTCATATGATAGTGGATATTCTTTAGTAGAACCGTCGTTATATTTTATTGTAAATTTAGGAGATATTTTAACCATCTTTATTTCTTCATCTGTTTTAGGTAAATCCAGATTTTCAAAATAGATTTCCTTTATACTTTTATTATCCTTAGCAAAGGAAGAACTTAAAATTATAGAGATTAATCCGGTAAAAATAAAAATATTCTTTTTCATCTATAACACCTCAGGAAAAGATTTTAATCTTATTATAAATTTTCGGTTTCAAATTTTCATTAAGATATTTTAACAATTAAACCTATTGCTTTTTGCTAAAATAATTTTAAATTTAAACTAAAATTTGAAATGGAAGAGGTAGAAAAATGAAGGATATAGAAAGGGAAAAGATTATACAACTTTTTAATTATAATATAGCTCTTGAACATTCAGCAATTATTCAGTATTTGTTTCATGCTTATACTATTAAAGAGGCAGAAACAGAAAATCAACTTGAAGAGATAGCAAGAGAAGAAATGAGACATCTTCGGATGTTTGCCCATAAGGTTGTTGAATATGGTGGAGAGCCGGCAATAACAGATAGGGCTGCTGTATTTTTAAGAGCTCCAACCATAGAAGAGCTTATTCAATTTGATATAGATGCAGAGCTTATGGCTATCAAGGAATATTCTTTACAACTTAAAGATATATCAGATGAATCTGCAAAAAGAATTTTACAAAGGGTAATAGATGATGAAACAGCACATTCAGAGATTTTTAAAAAAATGAAAGAAAATGCAAAATTATTACAAAAAGAAAGCTCTTCCCAAATAGATGAAAATAGGGCAAAAATTGTTGAGATATTAAACAATCTTTTACAAAAACAGTATCAGAAGATATTAGAAGAGTTATTCCAATCATTTATATTAAGACATAAAAATCCATATCTTAGTGATGAAATAGAACAAAAAGCTATTGATAAAATGAAACATTTTGGATGGATTGCAGAAGAGATATCTGAATCCGGATTTGAACCGGATGTTTCATTACCAACAAGTATAAATAAATATCAAAATGAAAAAGATATTGTTATTTCTAATAAAGAAGCAGATGAAAAATCTTCAAAAGAATTTTATGAAGTTGCCAATAATATAAATGAGCCGGATTTAAAATGGATTTTAGAAAGAATATCAAAAAGAGAAATACATTATACAGATTTAGAAAGATTTTTAAATAATAAAGAGATAACAGCAAAAGAAGTAAAAGCTATAATCTCAGCCCTTACGGTTGGAAATTTATATAATAAAAGGAGCTAAATAGCAGCTCTTTCTAATACTTCTTCACAAGAGCAGTTAAAATTAGAAGGTATATTATCTAAAAACTGTTTTAAAATATTTTTTATATCTTCATTTCTTTGTTTCATCATTTCTATAACTTCGTCAGAAGTTAATCTATTTTCTGATATTCCGGCTGCAAAATTTGTAACGATATGCACTGAAGCAAAATGAATAGCCAATTCCCTTGCAAGAACAAGCTCCGGAATAAGAGTCATTCCTACAATATCTGCTTCTAATATAGATAAAGCTTTTATCTCTGCACTGCTTTCAAGTCTTGGGCCTTCTGTGGCTACATAACAACCATTTTGATGAAAAGGCAGATTTAAACTGGAAAGGGCATTTTTTAAACTTTCTTTCATTACAGGACAAAATGGCTCCGATACATCAATATGAACTACTCTTTTATTATTCAAATATTCTTTAACTTTATCATTTAAATCTGTATCATCTTCTTTTGAAAAAATTCCTTCATAAAAAGTAGACACCCTTGATTTAGTAAAATCTATAAATTGATTAGCTATAACAAAATCTCCACCTTTCATCTTAGGATTTATACCACCAACAGCCGAAATAGAAAGGATATATTTAACTCCAAGTTTTCTAAATCCCCATATATTAGCTCTGTAATTTATAAGATGTGGTGGAAATTTATGGCCTTTGCCATGCCTTGGTAAGAATATAACCGTTTTATCTTTATATTCTGTAATTATATATTTATCAGAAGGCTCACCGAATGGAGTATTTAACTCTTTTTCTTCCAGAATTTTAAATCCATCTATCTGATATAATCCACTTCCGCCTATTATTCCTATTTTCATAAAAACTCCTTATTTTCCTAAATTTATAACTGTATCTAATAAATTATTTGTTATTGATATTATTCTTGCACTGGCTTCATAAGCTCTTTGTAGCTTGGTTAAGTTTATAAGCTCTTCATCAAGATTTACAGCAGATAGAGATTTTATTTGGGCATCTACTGCATCTGTTAAGGCTTTAGCATTGTCTGCCTTTTGATTTGCATCTGATTTTAAAGAGCCTATTATACCTACTAATTTTGTATTATAAAATTCTGAAAAATTCCTTAATTTTATAAAATCGTAATTTGAAGCAGTAAATAAACTACCTGTCAATGTAGTTTCTTCAGCAAGTGTCAATACTCCGTTTATATTATCTTTTAATGCAAGCAATGCTTTTGCATTTGTATTATCTGAGTTTAGATTATTCGGATCTGAAGCTAATGCTAAATCTTCTGGAGCAGATATATTTAATGCAATATTTGTTGCATCTATTTTTGATGCTCCATTATCAGCTTTAAAAAGATTTATACCTGTATTACCATTTAAATCATACCCTTGAGAATGTTGTTTATTTAAAACAGTAGCAAAAATTGTTGTAAAATCATTTAAATCATTATAAATCTGTTTTAATACATTTAATCCTTTTAAATTTCCACCAACTTCACCATTTTGGATATCATTTGTTATATCGTTCGTATTATTCCATCTAATTATCGGAAAGCCATTACTATCTTGCTGGATTGATAAATTATAGCTATTATTTCCAACTACAAGACCAAATCCTTTTGCAGTAAATACTGAAACTGTTCCATCTTGGTTATAATTTATTTTTGTATTAATCAAATCAGATAGCTGTTTTATTATCTGGTCTCTTTGATTTTCATATTCTGTTATAACCGATTTATCATTTTGGT comes from Venenivibrio stagnispumantis and encodes:
- a CDS encoding alkaline phosphatase PhoX, whose translation is MKKNIFIFTGLISIILSSSFAKDNKSIKEIYFENLDLPKTDEEIKMVKISPKFTIKYNDGSTKEYPLSYEVIAKTGDKIGNGEFGMFYDINLQPILADDGSKTYSNMPDANSLIKINNINYLITHFEEPPGLLYKTELDNNGKAIKTEPIDFKDVGGTIINCAGSLTPWNTHLGGEEDYDLNPRYADKNSPYYTD
- a CDS encoding ferritin-like domain-containing protein, which produces MKDIEREKIIQLFNYNIALEHSAIIQYLFHAYTIKEAETENQLEEIAREEMRHLRMFAHKVVEYGGEPAITDRAAVFLRAPTIEELIQFDIDAELMAIKEYSLQLKDISDESAKRILQRVIDDETAHSEIFKKMKENAKLLQKESSSQIDENRAKIVEILNNLLQKQYQKILEELFQSFILRHKNPYLSDEIEQKAIDKMKHFGWIAEEISESGFEPDVSLPTSINKYQNEKDIVISNKEADEKSSKEFYEVANNINEPDLKWILERISKREIHYTDLERFLNNKEITAKEVKAIISALTVGNLYNKRS
- the flgK gene encoding flagellar hook-associated protein FlgK, which translates into the protein MSLFGILSLSGQALITNQIAINSTSKNMANVNTEGYMRENAVIADLPRGSIDIAKIERIFNANLYKRYIDLNQKSSSAESYKQLLTSIENLFSDNMGTGFASALNQFFNSLNDTIINPNDLSARYQVLTNAKALIGRIRETASNLDNIKQTTYKSLEDTINQINNLTSQLAQINKNIKIYQNDKSVITEYENQRDQIIKQLSDLINTKINYNQDGTVSVFTAKGFGLVVGNNSYNLSIQQDSNGFPIIRWNNTNDITNDIQNGEVGGNLKGLNVLKQIYNDLNDFTTIFATVLNKQHSQGYDLNGNTGINLFKADNGASKIDATNIALNISAPEDLALASDPNNLNSDNTNAKALLALKDNINGVLTLAEETTLTGSLFTASNYDFIKLRNFSEFYNTKLVGIIGSLKSDANQKADNAKALTDAVDAQIKSLSAVNLDEELINLTKLQRAYEASARIISITNNLLDTVINLGK
- a CDS encoding S-methyl-5'-thioinosine phosphorylase produces the protein MKIGIIGGSGLYQIDGFKILEEKELNTPFGEPSDKYIITEYKDKTVIFLPRHGKGHKFPPHLINYRANIWGFRKLGVKYILSISAVGGINPKMKGGDFVIANQFIDFTKSRVSTFYEGIFSKEDDTDLNDKVKEYLNNKRVVHIDVSEPFCPVMKESLKNALSSLNLPFHQNGCYVATEGPRLESSAEIKALSILEADIVGMTLIPELVLARELAIHFASVHIVTNFAAGISENRLTSDEVIEMMKQRNEDIKNILKQFLDNIPSNFNCSCEEVLERAAI